A single window of Paenibacillus sp. SYP-B4298 DNA harbors:
- a CDS encoding VOC family protein → MNSNLTFTRIGYAYVPTTHIDSSIEWYTKHLQCKLVQKFEDRGSMIAVLHFPHLHSAALLLVETEDDRPLYLARNGRPFPILAFNCPDIEGTHRRLKLGGVEVEPLQSLGEGEAKYFYFRDDAGNYLEAAWSIWDPEDELREQQ, encoded by the coding sequence ATGAATTCAAATCTTACCTTTACACGTATTGGATACGCTTATGTGCCAACGACACATATCGACAGCTCGATCGAATGGTATACGAAGCATTTGCAATGTAAGCTGGTTCAAAAATTCGAGGATCGCGGCTCCATGATTGCTGTATTGCATTTTCCACATCTCCATTCGGCGGCGCTGCTGCTAGTGGAGACGGAAGATGATCGACCCTTGTATCTGGCGCGCAACGGCCGACCCTTTCCGATTCTGGCCTTCAACTGCCCGGACATCGAGGGGACGCACCGCCGACTGAAGCTTGGAGGAGTTGAGGTGGAGCCGTTGCAGTCGCTCGGAGAAGGAGAGGCCAAGTACTTTTATTTCCGCGATGACGCGGGCAATTACTTGGAGGCTGCCTGGTCAATCTGGGACCCGGAGGATGAGCTGCGCGAGCAGCAATAG
- a CDS encoding thiamine pyrophosphate-binding protein, whose amino-acid sequence MRSVADYLAEALCSLGVTRSFGIIGKSVCPVVLKMVDYGIEFIPGRHEASSGFEAAGYALKSGKLGVAIGTSGPGGTNLLTAAAHAKANHLPVLFLTGHQSIQELGIPQCQDSSSYLADLAEMFRPATLYSKLVERGDHFGTLVTHALSLAFGSVRGPVHLCLPFDVQTEKLASCSIHLPQPEPLVSLGNHDHAIQAILNAERPLIIAGKGINRAGAHSELLQLAETCQIPVVTSPGGKGAIVWDHPLYHGPIGVGGCAHGDRLLNHSDLYVVLGSRLSDMTICNLKPENHPRTLLQFDSDPTFVGKILSSPHTIPVTGDLRANLQCLLRKLPSSPAPLPANSSAQPTPYAEPLPQLTDLSLASVLQTMSSLLPYDHTLFVDDGSHGFHAVKWYNVQKPGSFIFDAYFACMGNAIGMAIGAKAASPNETIVCITGDGCFMMLGAEIHTSVCRGLPVIFIVVNNMQLDMALKGMQKTTGRTDGTLYEVPMDVAMFAESLGATGIRCETAEQFAAGLRQALDSRQTTVIELITDRSEIPPTAHRVLHMDELASSQREERLQ is encoded by the coding sequence ATGAGATCAGTAGCAGATTATTTAGCTGAAGCATTATGCAGTCTGGGCGTCACCAGGAGCTTTGGCATCATTGGCAAATCGGTCTGTCCCGTGGTGCTGAAAATGGTGGATTACGGTATTGAATTTATCCCCGGACGGCATGAAGCAAGCTCAGGCTTTGAGGCAGCGGGCTATGCACTCAAGAGTGGGAAGCTCGGGGTCGCCATCGGCACTTCTGGCCCCGGAGGCACCAACCTGCTTACGGCTGCTGCTCATGCCAAGGCCAATCATCTCCCGGTGCTGTTCCTTACCGGACACCAGTCCATACAGGAGCTCGGCATCCCCCAATGCCAGGACTCCTCATCGTATCTGGCCGATCTGGCGGAGATGTTTCGCCCCGCCACGCTGTATAGCAAGCTGGTTGAGCGCGGCGATCACTTTGGCACCCTGGTCACTCACGCCCTTTCGCTTGCGTTTGGTTCTGTCCGAGGCCCTGTCCATCTATGCCTGCCGTTTGATGTGCAGACTGAGAAGCTGGCCTCCTGCTCGATCCATCTCCCTCAGCCTGAACCTCTGGTCAGCCTCGGCAACCATGATCACGCTATTCAAGCCATCCTCAATGCGGAGCGTCCGCTCATCATTGCGGGCAAGGGCATCAACCGGGCGGGTGCGCACTCAGAGCTGCTCCAGCTCGCCGAGACCTGCCAGATTCCTGTGGTCACCTCCCCGGGCGGGAAGGGAGCAATCGTCTGGGATCATCCGCTATACCACGGGCCGATCGGAGTCGGCGGCTGCGCGCATGGAGACCGCTTGCTCAATCACAGCGACCTGTATGTTGTTCTCGGCTCACGACTGAGCGACATGACCATCTGCAACCTCAAGCCCGAGAATCATCCCAGGACACTCCTCCAATTCGACTCTGATCCCACCTTTGTCGGGAAAATCCTATCCTCTCCCCACACCATCCCGGTTACCGGAGACCTGCGCGCTAATTTGCAATGCCTTCTAAGGAAGCTTCCCAGCTCACCCGCGCCGCTGCCCGCCAATTCAAGCGCACAGCCGACGCCCTATGCCGAGCCTCTCCCTCAACTGACGGATCTGTCTCTTGCCTCCGTTCTACAGACGATGAGCTCGTTGCTGCCATACGACCATACCTTGTTCGTCGATGATGGCAGCCACGGCTTTCATGCTGTCAAATGGTATAACGTTCAAAAGCCCGGCAGCTTCATCTTCGACGCCTACTTTGCCTGCATGGGCAATGCCATCGGCATGGCGATTGGAGCCAAAGCCGCTTCCCCAAATGAGACCATCGTGTGCATCACAGGTGACGGATGCTTCATGATGCTCGGTGCCGAGATTCATACCAGCGTATGCCGGGGTCTACCGGTTATTTTCATCGTCGTCAACAACATGCAGCTTGATATGGCGCTCAAGGGAATGCAGAAAACAACAGGGCGCACGGATGGCACATTGTATGAGGTGCCCATGGACGTGGCGATGTTCGCTGAATCGCTTGGCGCAACTGGCATTCGCTGCGAGACCGCCGAGCAATTCGCG
- the msrA gene encoding peptide-methionine (S)-S-oxide reductase MsrA has translation MTELEQKGLELATFAGGCFWCMVKPFDEQPGIEKVVSGYIGGHTENPTYEEVCSETTGHAEAVQITFDPQQFPYERLLGLFWQQIDPTDAGGQFHDRGNSYRTAIFYHNERQRELAEQSKRELENSGRFDRPIVTEITPAGVFYPAEDYHQHYYKTNPLRYKMYRKGSGRDAFIKQHWSYKKDEAQLRERLTPLQYEVTQNSATEPPFRNEFWDHKGEGIYVDIVSGEPLFSSRDKFDSGCGWPSFTRPLHDASIVEEMDLTHGMVRTEVRSKEGDSHLGHVFHDGPAPGGLRYCINSAALRFIAKEDLEKEGYGEYRSWLD, from the coding sequence ATGACAGAGTTAGAACAGAAAGGTCTGGAGCTGGCAACATTTGCAGGGGGATGCTTCTGGTGCATGGTTAAGCCGTTCGATGAGCAGCCAGGCATTGAGAAGGTCGTCTCCGGTTACATCGGCGGTCATACGGAGAATCCAACCTATGAAGAAGTATGCAGCGAGACGACAGGGCATGCTGAGGCCGTACAGATTACATTCGACCCGCAGCAGTTCCCCTATGAGAGGCTGCTCGGACTGTTCTGGCAGCAGATCGATCCGACCGATGCCGGCGGGCAATTCCATGACCGGGGCAATTCCTATCGCACAGCTATCTTCTACCATAACGAGCGCCAGCGGGAATTGGCTGAGCAGTCCAAGCGGGAGCTGGAGAACAGTGGGCGGTTCGATCGTCCGATCGTAACCGAGATTACGCCGGCCGGTGTCTTCTATCCGGCTGAGGATTACCATCAGCACTACTACAAGACGAACCCGCTCCGCTACAAAATGTACAGAAAGGGCTCGGGGCGTGATGCATTCATTAAGCAGCACTGGAGCTACAAGAAGGATGAGGCGCAACTGCGCGAACGACTGACACCGCTCCAATATGAAGTGACACAGAACAGTGCGACCGAGCCGCCATTTCGCAATGAGTTCTGGGACCACAAGGGTGAGGGAATCTATGTCGATATCGTCTCCGGCGAGCCGTTGTTCAGCTCCAGAGACAAGTTCGACTCCGGCTGCGGCTGGCCAAGCTTTACCCGACCGCTGCATGATGCCTCGATCGTCGAGGAGATGGATCTGACCCATGGAATGGTGCGTACCGAGGTTCGCAGCAAGGAGGGGGACTCCCATCTGGGTCATGTGTTCCATGATGGTCCTGCGCCGGGAGGGTTGCGCTATTGCATCAACTCTGCGGCGTTGCGTTTCATTGCGAAGGAGGATCTGGAGAAGGAAGGCTATGGCGAGTATCGCTCTTGGTTAGACTGA